Proteins from a genomic interval of Alosa alosa isolate M-15738 ecotype Scorff River chromosome 8, AALO_Geno_1.1, whole genome shotgun sequence:
- the naa20 gene encoding N-alpha-acetyltransferase 20: MTTLRAFNCDDLFKFNNINLDPLTETYGIPFYLQYLAHWPEYFVVAEAPGGELMGYIMGKAEGSVAREEWHGHVTALSVAPEFRRLGLAAKLMEMLEEISERKGAFFVDLFVRVSNQVAVNMYKQLGYSVYRTVIEYYSASNGEPDEDAYDMRKALSRDTEKKSIIPLPHPVRPEDIE, translated from the exons ATGACAACATTACGTGCGTTTAACTGCGACGATCTTTTCAAATTTAACAATAT CAATTTGGACCCCCTGACAGAGACT TATGGTATACCATTCTACTTACAGTACCTGGCCCATTGGCCGGAGTATTTCGTTGTTGCAGAGGCACCCGGCGGTGAGCTGATGGGTTACA TCATGGGGAAGGCAGAGGGCTCTGTGGCCAGAGAGGAGTGGCACGGGCACGTCACAGCACTCTCCGTAGCCCCAGAGTTCCGTCGGCTGGGACTGGCCGCCAAACTTATGGAGATGCTGGAGGAGATATCAGAGAG GAAAGGTGCTTTCTTCGTTGACCTGTTTGTTCGCGTCTCCAATCAAGTGGCGGTGAACATGTACAAACAGTTAGGTTACAGTGTGTATCGCACAGTTATAGAGTACTACTCAGCAAGCAACGGTGAACCAGATGAAGATGCATATG ATATGAGGAAGGCCCTATCGAGGGACACAGAGAAGAAGTCAATTATCCCATTACCACATCCTGTCCGACCAGAGGACATAGAATAG
- the crnkl1 gene encoding crooked neck-like protein 1, whose protein sequence is MASTAAGKQRIPKVAKVKNKAPAEVQITAEQLLREAKERELELLPPPPKQKITDEEELNDYKLKKRKGFEDNIRKNRTVISNWIKYAQWEESLKEVQRARSIYERALDVDHRNITLWLKYAEMEMKNRQVNHSRNIWDRAITILPRVNAFWYKYTYMEEMLGNVAGCRQVFERWMEWEPEEQAWHSYINFELRYKEVEKARLIYEKFVIVHPEVKNWIKYAHFEEKHGYIAHGRKVFERAVEFFGEEYVDEHLYVAFARFEEKQKEFERVRVVYKYALDRIPKQKAQELFKNYTMFEKKFGDRRGIEDVIVSKRRFQYEEEVKANPHNYDAWFDYLRLVESDADPDGVREVYERAIANIPPIQEKRHWRRYIYLWINYALYEELEVKDPERTRQVYQACLELIPHKKFTFAKMWLLYAQFEIRQKNLQGARRGLGTAIGKSPKNKLFKGYIELELQLREFDRCRKLYEKYLEYSPENCTTWIKFAELETILGDIDRARGIFELAIGQPRLDMPEVLWKSYIDFEIEQEEYDNTRELYKRLLQRTQHVKVWVSYAQFELSIDSVDRLQKCRQIYEEANKGLRSCEEKEERLMLLESWRDFEQEFGSLTTRERVRKLLPEKVKRRRKLTAEDGSDAGWEEYYDYIFPEDTANQPNLKLLAMAKMWKKKQEQEEEKDEEEMEEGQESGEDQEKESDEDQQDKETEKDKEMEESPLAGPSKGRGSPPAEPSEENGYDDRDDEQESSSETDSSSDSDQDEKKKKEEKKRSDSEDD, encoded by the exons ATGGCGTCCACCGCCGCAGGAAAGCAGAGAATACCTAAAGTTGCAAAG GTCAAAAACAAAGCCCCAGCGGAGGTACAAATCACAGCTGAGCAGCTCTTGAGagaagcaaaagagagagaacttgAGCTTCTGCCACCGCCACCAAAGCAGAAGATCACTGACGAAGAAGAGCTAAATGATTACAAGTTAAAGAAGCGGAAG GGGTTTGAGGACAACATAAGGAAAAACCGAACTGTCATAAGCAATTGGATCAAATACGCACAATGGGAAGAGAGTTTAAAAGAAGTCCAAAG GGCTCGGTCTATCTACGAGCGTGCTCTGGATGTAGATCACCGAAACATCACCCTTTGGCTGAAATATGCCGAGATGGAGATGAAGAATCGCCAGGTGAACCATTCACGCAACATCTGGGACAGAGCCATCACCATATTGCCTCGAGTCAACGCATTCTG GTACAAGTACACGTATATGGAGGAGATGCTGGGGAATGTGGCTGGCTGCCGACAGGTGTTtgagagatggatggagtggGAACCAGAGGAGCAGGCGTGGCATTCTTACATCAACTTTGAACTGCGCTATAAGGAAGTGGAAAAGGCCCGTCTCATCTACGAGAAAT TTGTTATTGTACATCCAGAGGTCAAGAACTGGATCAAGTATGCACACTTTGAGGAGAAGCATGGCTACATTGCCCATGGAAGGAAGGTGTTTGAGAGAGCTGTAGAGTTTTTTGGAGAGGAGTACGTCGACGAACATCTCTATGTGGCATTTGCGAGATTCGAGGAGAAGCAAAAGGAG TTTGAGCGAGTCAGAGTAGTTTACAAGTATGCCTTGGACCGGATCCCCAAGCAGAAAGCTCAGGAGCTCTTCAAGAACTACACTATGTTTGAGAAGAAGTTTGGTGACAGGAGAGGAATTGAGGATGTCATTGTCAGCAAAAGAAGGTTTCAGTATGAGGAAGAAGTCAAG GCAAATCCCCATAATTACGACGCCTGGTTCGACTACCTGCGGCTGGTGGAAAGTGACGCTGACCCAGACGGTGTGCGAGAGGTGTACGAGCGAGCGATTGCCAACATCCCACCCATCCAGGAGAAGCGTCACTGGCGCCGGTACATTTACCTGTGGATCAACTACGCCCTCTATGAGGAGCTGGAGGTCAAG GACCCTGAAAGAACAAGACAGGTGTACCAAGCATGTTTGGAGCTCATCCCTCACAAAAAG TTCACATTTGCCAAGATGTGGCTGCTATATGCTCAGTTTGAAATTCGGCAGAAAAATCTTCAGGGTGCAAGGCGAGGCTTG GGTACAGCCATCGGTAAGAGCCCCAAAAACAAGCTGTTCAAGGGCTACATCGAGCTGGAATTGCAACTGAGAGAGTTTGACAGATGCAGGAAGTTGTACGAGAAGTACCTGGAGTACAGCCCAGAGAACTGCACCACCTGGATCAAGTTTGCGGAGCTGGAGACTATTTTGGGAGACATTGACCGAGCTCGAGGCATTTTTGAGTTGGCCATTGGGCAACCCCGTTTGGACATGCCTGAG gTGTTGTGGAAGTCATACATTGACTTTGAAATCGAGCAAGAGGAGTATGACAATACAAGAGAACTCTACAAAAGACTGCTGCAGCGTACTCAACATGTCAAG GTCTGGGTCAGCTATGCCCAGTTTGAGCTGTCCATTGACAGCGTTGACCGCCTGCAGAAGTGCAGGCAGATCTACGAGGAGGCCAACAAGGGCCTGCGCAGCTgcgaggagaaggaggagcgcCTGATGTTGCTGGAGTCCTGGAGGGACTTCGAGCAGGAGTTTGGCTCGCTCACCACACGGGAGAGGGTCAGAAAGCTGCTGCCCGAGAAGGTCAAGAGAAGGAGGAAGCTGACTGCCGAGGATGGG TCGGACGCAGGCTGGGAGGAGTACTACGACTACATCTTCCCAGAGGACACGGCGAACCAGCCCAATCTCAAGCTTCTCGCCATGGCTAAGATGTGGAAGAAGAAgcaagagcaggaggaggagaaggacgaGGAGGAGATGGAAGAAGGACAGGAGTCGGGCGAAGACCAGGAGAAGGAGTCAGACGAAGACCAACAGGACAAGGAGACGGAAAAGGataaggagatggaggagagtcCTCTGGCCGGACCTAGCAAGGGCCGGGGGTCGCCACCAGCAGAGCCCTCAGAGGAGAACGGGTATGATGATCGAGATGACGAGCAGGAGAGCAGCAGCGAGACAGACAGCAGCAGCGACAGTGATCAAGacgaaaagaagaaaaaggaggagaaaaagagatccGATTCAGAGGACGACTAA